One Clostridia bacterium genomic region harbors:
- the jag gene encoding RNA-binding cell elongation regulator Jag/EloR encodes MKTAESTGKNVATAIENGLKLLKLEQEQVDIEILSQGGFLKPAKVKLTKKLSEGENAQLFLEELLAKINFDFIVDLVENEEEIKLNLIGKDGGSVIGYRGEVLDSLQYLTSLMVNQGRKKYIRVVVDAENYRGKREDILAKLASNLEKKVIRTRHAVKLEPMNPFERRIIHATLQDSQFVETSSSGEEPNRHVIISPKGDNGFVKDEELTSPSRKKLTFAYRSDKKRKR; translated from the coding sequence CGGCTTAAAATTATTGAAACTAGAACAAGAACAAGTTGATATAGAAATACTTAGTCAAGGAGGATTTCTCAAACCCGCAAAAGTTAAATTGACTAAAAAATTAAGCGAGGGCGAAAATGCCCAACTATTTCTTGAAGAATTACTAGCAAAAATTAACTTTGATTTTATTGTAGATTTAGTAGAAAACGAAGAAGAAATCAAACTTAACTTAATAGGTAAAGATGGCGGAAGCGTAATAGGATATCGTGGCGAAGTGCTAGACAGCTTGCAATATCTTACAAGTTTAATGGTAAATCAAGGGCGTAAAAAGTATATTCGAGTAGTAGTCGACGCCGAAAACTATCGTGGCAAAAGAGAAGATATACTTGCAAAATTAGCAAGCAACCTTGAAAAGAAAGTAATAAGAACACGCCACGCAGTTAAACTTGAACCAATGAACCCCTTTGAACGAAGAATTATACACGCAACGTTGCAAGACAGCCAGTTTGTAGAAACTTCTAGTTCGGGCGAAGAACCTAACAGACACGTAATAATATCCCCTAAGGGCGATAACGGCTTTGTCAAAGACGAAGAACTAACTTCGCCTTCTCGCAAGAAATTGACATTTGCTTATAGAAGCGACAAAAAAAGAAAGAGATAG
- the mnmE gene encoding tRNA uridine-5-carboxymethylaminomethyl(34) synthesis GTPase MnmE, with product MDTIIALSTPIGRSAIAVIRLSGDNCLQIARQIFDLLPTKPNVLKVGNLVLPNFTDKAMCVYFLSPHSYTGQDMVEFHVHGGAMVANLTIARCIELGCRLAYNGEFSKRAFIMGKQNLSSAEGIIEIIDAESVMQLKAGANLTSDKLGKTIINLQDKLTDLIATCEATLDYPEENLEEGASQNVSVVLSEIKQKLQVLLDTTQVGKAIKYGINAVIAGKTNVGKSSLLNALLGQSRAIVSNIAGTTRDTITESIIYKDAKINFIDTAGLRTTTRTLESEGIKRTNIALDQCDVIIYVTDKPNANLPLYNKPTIYVCNKCDLLPRQDNDKLLYVSALNNINIEQLKQQIFDMFRLGTIDQNQLILTNARHVDVLARASHAINCAIEATNLTLDCIVEDIKIAWSTLGEITGTTANQDIIDRIYQKFCLGK from the coding sequence ATGGATACTATAATTGCTCTATCAACTCCAATAGGTAGGTCGGCAATCGCCGTTATTAGATTAAGCGGTGACAACTGCCTACAAATAGCAAGACAAATATTTGATTTGCTACCAACTAAGCCCAATGTTTTAAAGGTGGGAAACTTAGTCTTGCCTAATTTTACCGACAAAGCTATGTGCGTCTACTTCCTTTCGCCTCATTCTTATACGGGGCAAGATATGGTTGAATTTCACGTTCACGGCGGAGCGATGGTAGCAAACTTAACCATTGCAAGGTGTATCGAACTAGGTTGCAGGCTTGCTTATAACGGCGAATTTAGCAAACGAGCCTTTATTATGGGCAAACAAAACTTATCTTCCGCCGAAGGAATAATTGAAATTATCGACGCAGAAAGCGTTATGCAACTTAAAGCCGGGGCTAATTTAACTAGCGACAAACTAGGCAAAACCATAATAAATTTACAAGACAAATTAACCGACTTGATTGCGACTTGCGAGGCTACGTTAGACTATCCGGAAGAAAATCTCGAAGAAGGCGCAAGCCAAAACGTTAGCGTAGTTCTTAGCGAAATTAAACAAAAATTACAAGTTTTGCTTGACACAACACAGGTTGGAAAGGCCATAAAGTATGGAATTAACGCCGTTATAGCCGGCAAAACAAACGTGGGAAAGTCAAGCCTACTTAACGCTCTACTGGGGCAAAGCAGAGCTATTGTATCTAATATCGCAGGCACTACCCGAGATACAATAACCGAAAGCATCATCTATAAGGACGCTAAAATTAACTTCATAGACACCGCCGGGCTTAGAACAACGACTCGAACGCTCGAAAGCGAAGGCATTAAGCGAACAAACATAGCTCTTGACCAATGTGACGTTATAATTTACGTCACCGACAAGCCCAACGCAAATTTACCACTATACAATAAACCCACAATCTACGTATGCAATAAATGCGACTTACTACCTCGTCAAGACAACGACAAGTTACTATATGTAAGCGCTTTAAATAATATTAATATCGAACAACTTAAACAACAAATCTTTGATATGTTTAGACTAGGAACAATCGACCAAAATCAATTAATACTAACTAACGCAAGACACGTTGATGTCTTAGCCCGAGCTAGCCACGCCATAAATTGCGCCATTGAAGCTACAAACTTAACTCTCGATTGTATTGTAGAGGATATAAAAATTGCCTGGTCGACGCTTGGCGAAATTACAGGAACTACTGCAAATCAAGACATAATCGACCGAATATATCAAAAATTTTGTCTAGGTAAATAA
- the mnmG gene encoding tRNA uridine-5-carboxymethylaminomethyl(34) synthesis enzyme MnmG, with protein sequence MTNSAKTLNTYYDAIVIGAGHAGCEAGLALARLGSKVLLLATNLDTVAYCACNPSIGGTAKGQMVREIDALGGQMGLCADSSLLQLRMLNKGKGRAVYSPRAQVDKYKYHLNMKLTLENTPNLTLRQGEATDIEQVEENDYKFAVTTAVDITYKSKVVVVCTGVYLKSRIIIGECIKEVGPNGFASANKLSASLEKLGFAIKRFKTGTPARINKNSVDFDKMQKQEGEKMQSFSFLNSTCADNVSCYLTYSTQDTKQVILDNIDKAPLYSGSIKGVGPRYCPSIEDKIIRFADKEQHQIFLEPEGACTNEYYVQGVSSSMPAEVQYKIYTTIKGLENVEIMRDAYAIEYDCIDATTLYPYLMSKNINGLFFAGQVNGTSGYEEAAAQGIIAGINAYRHINNLDYVVLGRQTSYIGVLIDDITTKQSNEPYRMMTSRAEYRLTLRQDNADLRLTQIGRDIGLVSDLRYQKYLDKKAKIELVEDSLKTIIKPAQINAFLQDKDEAQVKSGVSIEDCIKRTNVTARELFDYLGMFANVEQEIIEQVEIAVKYKGYIDKEKLQIEQFEKLESKLIPPDFNYDTALGLRIEARQKLKAIRPLSLGQASRVSGVSPADIAILIVTLVRGAK encoded by the coding sequence ATGACAAATTCGGCAAAAACTCTTAACACATATTATGACGCTATTGTAATCGGCGCAGGACACGCAGGTTGCGAAGCAGGGCTTGCTCTTGCAAGACTAGGTAGCAAGGTTCTTCTACTTGCAACAAACTTAGATACCGTAGCCTATTGCGCTTGTAACCCGAGCATAGGCGGTACGGCAAAGGGGCAAATGGTTAGGGAAATAGATGCCTTAGGCGGACAAATGGGACTTTGCGCCGATTCGAGTTTGCTACAACTTAGAATGTTAAATAAGGGCAAGGGCAGAGCCGTCTATTCGCCACGAGCCCAAGTAGATAAATATAAATATCACCTAAATATGAAATTAACGCTTGAAAACACGCCCAACCTTACGCTTAGACAGGGTGAAGCTACTGATATCGAGCAAGTTGAAGAAAATGACTATAAATTTGCAGTTACAACGGCAGTTGACATAACCTACAAATCTAAGGTAGTTGTCGTGTGTACGGGGGTATATTTAAAGAGTCGAATAATAATCGGCGAGTGCATAAAAGAAGTAGGGCCTAATGGTTTTGCTTCGGCAAACAAACTTAGCGCAAGTTTGGAAAAGTTAGGTTTTGCCATAAAGAGATTTAAGACGGGTACGCCAGCAAGAATAAATAAAAACAGCGTGGACTTTGATAAAATGCAAAAGCAAGAGGGCGAGAAAATGCAATCTTTCTCTTTCCTCAATTCTACTTGCGCTGACAATGTCAGTTGCTATTTGACGTATTCGACCCAAGACACTAAGCAAGTTATACTTGATAATATTGACAAAGCTCCGCTATATAGCGGTTCGATTAAAGGCGTAGGTCCAAGATACTGCCCTTCGATTGAGGACAAAATTATTCGGTTTGCCGACAAAGAGCAACACCAAATTTTTCTCGAACCCGAAGGCGCTTGTACCAACGAATATTATGTTCAAGGCGTATCTAGCAGTATGCCGGCGGAAGTTCAATACAAAATTTACACTACTATTAAAGGACTAGAAAACGTTGAAATTATGCGTGACGCTTACGCTATCGAATACGACTGTATTGACGCAACTACGTTATACCCTTACTTGATGTCCAAGAATATTAATGGTCTATTCTTCGCCGGGCAGGTAAACGGCACAAGCGGATACGAAGAAGCCGCTGCGCAAGGTATAATAGCAGGCATAAACGCTTATAGACATATAAATAATCTTGACTACGTAGTTTTAGGCAGACAAACTAGCTATATAGGCGTACTTATAGACGATATTACTACCAAACAAAGTAACGAACCTTATAGAATGATGACCAGTCGTGCCGAATACCGCTTAACTCTTAGGCAAGATAACGCAGACTTGCGATTGACTCAAATAGGGCGAGATATCGGCTTAGTTAGCGACCTTAGATATCAAAAGTATCTTGACAAAAAAGCTAAAATAGAATTAGTCGAAGACAGTTTAAAAACAATAATTAAACCCGCCCAAATAAACGCCTTCTTACAAGACAAAGACGAAGCCCAAGTAAAGTCGGGCGTTTCTATTGAAGATTGTATCAAGCGCACAAACGTTACTGCGAGAGAATTATTTGACTATTTAGGTATGTTTGCAAATGTCGAACAAGAAATAATCGAGCAAGTAGAAATAGCCGTTAAATATAAAGGGTATATAGATAAAGAAAAATTACAAATAGAGCAATTTGAAAAACTAGAAAGCAAGCTTATTCCGCCCGACTTCAACTACGACACTGCGCTTGGACTGCGTATCGAAGCGAGGCAAAAGCTCAAAGCGATTAGACCGCTTAGCTTAGGACAAGCAAGTAGGGTTAGCGGAGTTTCCCCCGCAGACATAGCTATACTTATAGTCACATTGGTAAGGGGCGCAAAATGA
- the rsmG gene encoding 16S rRNA (guanine(527)-N(7))-methyltransferase RsmG produces MISFSQLNINLTDEQIAKLNKYQQILVEYNKNVNLTALTEPKQIWIKHFYDSACGANLIKPNAKLLDCGSGAGFPGVALKILRADLDVTLLDSNHKKIDFLKFLCQELKIDCKFTLSRVEELNLQESYDVATARAVANTATLLEYLAKLVTVNGQIMLYKSSIEPYQNAEKTLNLKHLATYNFQLPENYGERNILVFEKIAKTPSAYPRKNGKPKKFPL; encoded by the coding sequence ATGATAAGTTTTTCTCAACTTAATATCAATTTAACCGACGAACAAATAGCAAAACTAAATAAATATCAACAAATCTTGGTTGAGTATAACAAAAACGTCAATTTAACGGCATTAACCGAGCCAAAACAAATATGGATAAAGCATTTCTACGATTCGGCTTGCGGAGCAAATTTAATTAAACCAAATGCAAAACTTCTTGATTGCGGTAGCGGAGCTGGTTTTCCCGGAGTTGCGCTAAAAATTCTTAGAGCCGACCTTGACGTAACCCTGCTTGATAGCAATCATAAAAAAATAGACTTTTTGAAATTTTTATGTCAAGAACTTAAAATAGATTGTAAATTTACCCTTTCAAGAGTCGAAGAACTTAATTTACAAGAAAGTTATGACGTAGCGACTGCAAGAGCGGTTGCAAACACCGCAACGCTACTAGAATATCTTGCAAAGCTTGTGACTGTAAACGGGCAAATAATGCTTTATAAATCAAGTATCGAGCCTTACCAAAACGCAGAAAAAACGCTAAACCTTAAACACTTAGCGACTTATAATTTTCAACTGCCCGAAAACTATGGCGAAAGAAATATCTTAGTTTTTGAAAAAATTGCGAAAACGCCGTCGGCTTACCCAAGAAAAAATGGTAAACCCAAAAAATTCCCCTTGTAA
- a CDS encoding AAA family ATPase: protein MGKIIAFSNQKGGVGKTTTAINLANYVSNLERKVLIVDFDPQGNTTSAFGIEKNTLKNCIYDCLMGDAPLEKIITKTSLDNLYIAPSNIDLAAAEVDLVNLSNREYALKKCLDQVKHIYDYIFIDCPPSLGLLTLNALVSADSVVIPIQSEFFALEGLSQLMNTIKIVKQRLNPTLKVNGVILTMYDNRSIISKQVTSEIQKYFGQKVYDVPVPRNIKLVEAPSFGVPISQHAPHSSGAVAYELLAKQFIAREEK, encoded by the coding sequence ATGGGTAAAATTATAGCATTTTCTAATCAAAAAGGCGGAGTTGGCAAGACTACAACGGCAATTAATCTTGCAAACTATGTTTCTAACCTTGAACGCAAAGTTTTAATTGTAGACTTTGACCCGCAAGGCAACACTACAAGCGCCTTTGGCATTGAAAAAAATACGCTAAAAAATTGTATTTACGATTGTTTAATGGGAGACGCTCCGCTAGAAAAAATTATTACAAAAACTAGCCTTGACAATTTGTACATAGCGCCGAGCAATATTGATTTAGCCGCCGCCGAAGTCGACCTTGTCAACCTCTCTAACCGAGAATATGCGCTTAAAAAGTGTCTTGACCAAGTTAAGCACATATACGATTACATATTTATAGATTGTCCGCCTTCTCTCGGTTTGCTTACGCTAAACGCCCTTGTTTCTGCCGACAGCGTAGTAATACCAATACAGAGCGAGTTTTTTGCCCTTGAAGGTTTAAGCCAACTAATGAATACTATCAAAATTGTCAAGCAGCGCCTTAATCCAACGTTAAAAGTTAACGGAGTTATACTTACTATGTACGACAACCGTTCTATAATAAGCAAACAAGTCACTAGCGAAATACAGAAATATTTTGGTCAAAAAGTTTACGATGTTCCCGTGCCTCGCAATATTAAGCTAGTTGAAGCGCCAAGTTTTGGCGTGCCTATCTCGCAACACGCTCCGCATAGTTCGGGAGCGGTAGCGTACGAACTGCTAGCCAAACAATTTATCGCAAGGGAGGAAAAGTAA
- a CDS encoding ParB/RepB/Spo0J family partition protein: MANNKGLGRGYASLLGMNDVDLDEKIAPKKVTELGEQPTEIELNEIDPNYEQPRKVFNEESLRELADSIKQHGVIQPIILTKVGARFMIIAGERRFRASKLAGFNTIPAIVRHYTPQQIREVSLVENLQRDDLNPIEAARAIKELIDSYNLTQESVADRLGKSRPAIANTLRLLSLDAKVLKFIEEGRLSAGHGRALVVVARPADQIKLAELACDNKMNVRQTEKAVRELNNPKPTKEVASISLELKDLVDNMQRAFATKVSAIGSDDKGRIHIDYYTKDDLDRICLLIKDWLNKQKTN, encoded by the coding sequence ATGGCAAATAACAAGGGTCTAGGTAGGGGGTATGCGTCGCTACTAGGTATGAACGACGTTGACCTAGATGAAAAAATTGCTCCAAAAAAAGTTACCGAGTTAGGCGAACAGCCTACCGAAATAGAGTTAAACGAAATTGACCCAAACTACGAGCAACCACGTAAAGTTTTTAACGAAGAAAGTTTGAGAGAATTAGCCGACAGCATTAAGCAACACGGCGTGATTCAACCAATTATTCTTACCAAAGTCGGCGCAAGATTTATGATAATCGCCGGTGAAAGACGATTTAGGGCAAGTAAGCTCGCCGGTTTTAACACAATACCTGCTATTGTGCGTCACTACACGCCACAACAAATAAGAGAGGTTAGCTTAGTTGAGAACCTTCAACGTGACGACCTAAACCCCATCGAAGCCGCTCGTGCCATAAAAGAGTTGATTGATTCTTACAATCTAACGCAAGAGTCCGTAGCCGACCGTCTAGGTAAAAGTAGACCGGCAATTGCAAATACATTGAGATTGCTTTCACTTGACGCAAAAGTGCTTAAATTTATTGAAGAAGGTAGACTTTCGGCGGGGCACGGCAGAGCCTTAGTCGTAGTAGCAAGACCTGCCGACCAAATCAAACTTGCCGAACTTGCTTGCGACAATAAAATGAACGTTAGACAAACTGAAAAAGCCGTAAGGGAGCTAAATAATCCAAAGCCGACAAAAGAAGTCGCTAGCATAAGTTTAGAGCTTAAAGACCTTGTCGATAATATGCAACGAGCCTTTGCAACCAAAGTTTCGGCGATAGGTAGCGACGACAAAGGGCGTATTCATATAGATTACTATACAAAAGACGATTTAGATAGAATTTGTCTACTTATAAAAGATTGGTTAAACAAACAAAAGACTAACTAG
- a CDS encoding CvpA family protein → MIAGFTYVEIGIGVIALIFFFVGMAKGFMNQLLGFIELAAYIAFCVFLLQPMVAYADKLIPSLSIAINSAVANTPVLNSIGLGTITWYAICGLLVYFIIAIIFMLLRKLAKKIVRPKITGRLDKVLGIALSLGVCYCFVAVIGRLIVEVDVLIQLPEQILVYYDIVKQQFIGGKILPGIIVGNNPLGEFVLSFFAK, encoded by the coding sequence ATGATTGCTGGTTTTACTTATGTAGAAATTGGAATAGGGGTGATTGCGTTAATTTTCTTCTTTGTAGGTATGGCAAAGGGGTTTATGAACCAGCTACTAGGATTTATCGAGCTTGCGGCATATATAGCGTTTTGCGTTTTTTTACTTCAACCTATGGTTGCCTACGCCGATAAACTAATTCCCTCCCTTTCAATAGCCATTAACTCAGCCGTAGCAAATACCCCTGTTTTAAATTCAATAGGACTGGGAACAATAACTTGGTACGCAATTTGCGGTCTTCTTGTATACTTTATAATAGCCATTATCTTTATGCTTTTAAGAAAGCTTGCAAAGAAAATTGTTAGACCTAAAATTACAGGTAGACTCGATAAAGTGCTTGGTATTGCGTTGAGTTTGGGCGTATGCTACTGTTTCGTAGCTGTAATAGGCAGATTGATTGTTGAAGTAGACGTTTTAATACAACTACCCGAACAAATTCTTGTTTACTATGACATAGTTAAACAGCAATTTATCGGGGGCAAAATATTACCCGGCATTATTGTTGGCAATAACCCCTTAGGCGAATTTGTACTAAGCTTCTTTGCAAAGTAA
- a CDS encoding CvpA family protein — protein sequence MNSLLLFEEVSTSTAGKLGPFTYLEVVVGVILLLAIFKGATKGLTGQIFKLISLGGGIALGCMFFKQVGGAIGKLVPIVAEKIGETIAQYVWWVVGFLAIWIAVSIVVFILEKLIVGKQSKKAGAINRLLGVVLALAKWYVILCVLFALLTLIPSPEESSFLYKALEFIDTQINGGAFIKYIANENANFIGKWVLSLFSAT from the coding sequence TTGAACTCATTGTTACTTTTTGAAGAAGTTTCTACTTCAACCGCAGGTAAACTTGGACCGTTTACATATTTAGAAGTTGTTGTAGGCGTTATTTTACTTCTCGCTATATTTAAAGGCGCAACCAAAGGACTTACCGGTCAAATCTTCAAATTAATCAGTCTTGGCGGTGGAATTGCTCTTGGCTGTATGTTTTTCAAACAAGTTGGCGGAGCTATCGGCAAGCTTGTTCCTATCGTAGCCGAAAAAATTGGAGAAACAATCGCTCAGTATGTTTGGTGGGTGGTAGGGTTTTTAGCAATTTGGATAGCAGTGTCAATAGTTGTATTTATTCTTGAAAAACTTATTGTAGGCAAGCAAAGCAAAAAAGCCGGCGCTATCAACCGTTTATTAGGCGTAGTTTTAGCCCTTGCCAAATGGTATGTTATACTTTGCGTTCTTTTTGCCCTACTTACGCTTATACCTTCGCCCGAAGAAAGTTCTTTTTTATACAAGGCATTAGAATTTATTGATACGCAAATTAACGGTGGCGCTTTCATTAAATATATTGCTAACGAAAATGCAAACTTTATTGGCAAGTGGGTTTTGTCTTTGTTTTCGGCAACCTAA
- the yyaC gene encoding spore protease YyaC, with product MEISGYNQEAKNELAKVLPKEDVVYMCIGTDSVLADSLGPRVGSYLQENMNKPIFVYGIANNNITAINLLSAYRFIKLLHPDKKIVVVDSAVGDTEEIGKIIFNDAPLCPGAATNKNLPSLGDYSIMGVVAERGLKDFYKKSVDKQTLVDSLAQIISQAICQNCPSVEVTN from the coding sequence ATGGAAATCAGCGGTTATAATCAAGAAGCTAAAAACGAGCTAGCAAAGGTTCTGCCAAAAGAAGACGTAGTCTATATGTGTATAGGCACAGACAGCGTCTTAGCAGACAGTCTAGGTCCACGTGTAGGAAGTTATTTGCAAGAAAATATGAACAAGCCTATATTTGTATACGGAATTGCAAATAATAACATCACTGCAATAAACCTCTTGTCGGCGTATAGGTTTATTAAATTACTTCACCCCGATAAAAAAATCGTAGTAGTCGACTCTGCCGTTGGCGATACCGAAGAAATAGGAAAAATTATCTTCAACGACGCTCCGCTTTGTCCCGGCGCTGCGACAAACAAAAACTTGCCTAGCTTGGGCGATTATTCGATTATGGGCGTAGTTGCCGAAAGGGGTTTAAAGGACTTTTATAAAAAATCGGTTGATAAACAAACCTTAGTAGATAGCCTTGCGCAAATAATAAGTCAAGCTATATGCCAAAATTGCCCTAGCGTAGAAGTAACAAATTAA
- the ftsH gene encoding ATP-dependent zinc metalloprotease FtsH — MNTNKRSAISTLILVILAIVMVVVFIFMLGGNANKNTTYNEFLNELKKDNVFAVYYDGLYTVKVIYRNSSEYQNIINDVNNGDKKIADIKMSKYFDRAFYAPSRTTFAQDVTKILGEGHSTVFVNYSNPETLSVWDIIYPLLLVASVVIMGVFLFKMLKQQNSQNMTFGKSKARVTQNVKTRFTDVAGAEEEKEELAEIIEFLKSPKRFTELGAKIPRGVLLVGPPGTGKTLFAKAVAGEAGVPFFSISGSDFVEMFVGVGASRVRDLFDTAKKNLPCIIFIDEIDAVGRQRGAGLGGGNDEREQTLNQLLVEMDGFETNSGVIVMAATNRADILDPALLRPGRFDRQIYVQYPDVRGREAILKIHARNKPLGVDVDFKTIARITQGFTGADIENLLNEAAIFAVRAKRKVIIMHDITEGVNKVIMGPQKKSRLVTEPDKRITAYHESGHAILGSILKYCDPVQEVTIIPRGQAAGYTLMRPENDNMHMTKARLLDDITMSLGGRVAEELVIQNITSGASQDIKGVTQRAHKMVTEWGMSDKLGPLYYGTDDEIFVGRNYQTTKGYSEEMAGLIDSEVNKIVNDCHERATKLLNEKLDVMHNMAKVLLEMETIHSKQVEMLINGTSAEEVIKSMEEDASKLIAKANSVVSEEVAEPTKVEPTKVEEPTSKD, encoded by the coding sequence TTGAATACAAATAAAAGAAGCGCCATAAGCACCCTGATATTAGTTATCTTGGCAATTGTTATGGTCGTTGTGTTTATATTTATGTTGGGCGGTAATGCTAACAAGAATACTACCTACAACGAATTTTTAAACGAACTTAAAAAAGACAATGTATTTGCCGTATATTATGATGGGCTATATACCGTTAAAGTCATTTATCGTAATAGTAGCGAGTACCAAAATATCATAAACGATGTAAATAATGGCGACAAAAAAATAGCCGACATTAAAATGTCAAAATACTTTGACCGTGCTTTCTATGCGCCTAGTCGTACGACTTTTGCGCAAGACGTCACAAAAATACTAGGGGAAGGACACTCAACGGTATTTGTCAATTATAGCAACCCCGAAACATTAAGTGTGTGGGATATAATTTATCCGTTACTGCTAGTCGCCTCAGTTGTAATAATGGGCGTGTTCTTATTTAAGATGTTAAAGCAACAAAATAGCCAAAATATGACATTTGGTAAGAGCAAAGCAAGGGTAACGCAAAATGTTAAGACACGCTTTACCGACGTAGCCGGCGCAGAAGAAGAAAAAGAGGAGCTTGCCGAAATTATCGAGTTTTTAAAATCGCCCAAACGGTTTACCGAACTAGGCGCAAAAATTCCTCGTGGCGTACTTCTTGTAGGCCCTCCCGGCACAGGCAAAACACTGTTTGCTAAGGCTGTCGCAGGCGAGGCAGGCGTTCCGTTCTTCTCAATTTCCGGTTCGGACTTTGTAGAAATGTTCGTAGGCGTTGGCGCAAGCAGAGTAAGAGATTTATTTGACACGGCAAAGAAAAATTTACCTTGTATTATATTTATCGACGAAATAGATGCTGTCGGCAGACAAAGAGGCGCAGGCTTAGGCGGTGGCAACGACGAAAGAGAGCAAACGCTTAATCAATTACTTGTCGAAATGGACGGTTTTGAAACAAATAGCGGAGTTATAGTAATGGCGGCGACAAACCGTGCAGACATTCTTGACCCAGCATTGCTTCGTCCGGGCAGATTTGACCGACAAATTTATGTTCAATATCCCGACGTACGTGGTAGAGAGGCAATCTTGAAGATACACGCTCGTAATAAGCCCTTAGGCGTAGACGTTGACTTCAAAACAATAGCACGCATAACACAAGGTTTTACCGGAGCGGATATTGAGAATTTACTTAACGAAGCGGCAATATTTGCCGTAAGAGCAAAACGCAAAGTAATTATTATGCACGATATTACCGAAGGCGTTAATAAGGTTATTATGGGGCCACAAAAGAAATCTCGCCTTGTAACCGAGCCCGACAAACGTATAACGGCGTACCACGAGTCCGGACACGCAATATTAGGGTCAATTTTAAAGTATTGCGACCCCGTGCAAGAAGTTACGATTATTCCTCGTGGACAAGCGGCAGGCTACACCTTAATGCGTCCCGAGAACGATAATATGCACATGACTAAGGCAAGACTTCTTGACGACATCACAATGAGTCTAGGCGGACGAGTTGCAGAAGAACTTGTAATTCAAAATATTACTTCTGGCGCAAGTCAAGATATCAAAGGCGTTACTCAACGGGCTCACAAGATGGTTACCGAGTGGGGTATGAGCGATAAATTAGGACCGCTTTATTATGGCACAGACGACGAAATATTTGTAGGTAGAAATTATCAAACAACTAAGGGTTACAGCGAAGAAATGGCAGGGCTAATCGATAGCGAAGTAAATAAAATTGTCAACGACTGTCACGAAAGGGCGACAAAACTTCTTAACGAAAAACTTGACGTTATGCACAATATGGCAAAAGTATTGCTCGAAATGGAAACAATTCATAGCAAACAAGTTGAAATGTTGATTAACGGAACATCGGCGGAAGAAGTGATTAAATCAATGGAAGAGGACGCTAGTAAGCTTATAGCTAAGGCAAACTCGGTAGTTAGCGAAGAAGTTGCCGAACCGACCAAGGTTGAACCGACTAAGGTTGAAGAACCTACCTCAAAAGATTAA